The nucleotide window ATTGGTTTGATCTGGATCTACCGACACTCTCTTTCCCTTGTCATGGGGCGATCCTGCCGATACGCGCCGACATGTTCGGATTACACCGAGCAGTCAATCAGGCGATTTGGCTTCTGGGCAGGCGGTTGGGTCGGATTGTCGCGCATTCTCAGATGCAATCCCTGGGGTGCATCCGGATTTGATCCAATCCCGGATGACTTGCCCAAAGATGCGCGATGGTGGTGTCCCTGGCGATATGGCCGGTGGACCGGTCAGCATATTCCAGACGATCATCGACTTGATTGAACGCGATGATCGTCTGGATTGACTTTCATTCATATCTGCTTGCTCAGGACACACATTGGCCTTTTCTTCGGCCAAGTGACAGTTTCCAGCCAAAGGTCAGTCCCATGGCGGAAAGAACAATAACAGCGGCACCAATCAGCTGCGGGACATGCAACTGATGGCCGAAAGCGACGTAGTCGACCAGGATCGCGACAACTGGATAGATGAATGAAAACGCGCCTTGTAGATAGGTCGGCAATTTCTGGACAGCGCCATACATCAATACATACATGATACCGGTATGGACAATGCCAAGAGTTGCAAGCGCTGCCCAGGATGTCCCGGTCTGCGGTAGCGCCGACCAGCTTACAAACGGGGCAAGCATCAAGATACCTACACAGACCTGGATAAGGGCGATCAGCTGCGGTGGTGTGCCAGTCAGTTTTTTCGTGAGAAGTGCGGCTACTGCCCAGAAAAATGCTGCCGACAAGGCCAAGGCAATTCCAAGTGCATAGTTGGAACCGATATAGTCAGCTGTTGCGGGTTTGGCTTGAATGATCAACAAAACCCCAAGGAACGCGAACGCAAGCCAGCCAAGTTTAACCGAAGAAATGCGTTCCTTCAGGAACAGGGCTCCAAAGCCCACCAAAATGAATGGCTGAGTGTTGTAAACGGCGGTTGCGACCCCGATAGATGCTTCGCCATACGCACTGAACAACATCGCCCAATTGACGACGATCGCAAAACCACCAAGTGCGGCCATCAAAAGCGTCTTGAGTGTCAGCTGGCCTCGCAACAGGCCTTGGGCCGAACAAATGACCAGCAATGCGAGAGCGCCAAAGGCGCAGCGCCAGAAGACGACATCAATTGCGCCTTCTCCTGACAGGACAACGAACAGGCCGATCGTTCCGAGAATGGTCATGGCCGCCGTCATTTCGGCAGCACCGCGAAGTGTCTTGTCCAATTTAGCCTCCTTGGGTTCCGATGTTTCCAAGGGTGACAAAGTGTTGGGACGAATTACATAACGAAAATTAGACTTTTTGTACTATGAGCCTTATTAAGTAAGATAATTCGATGAAAATGGTGAAAAAGATGAAGTTGGATGCCGCGGACAGAAAGATCGTTGAAGCGCTGATTTCCGATGCGCGTATGTCGTTGAAGGATCTCGCTGCACATGCGGGGCTGTCTTCACCGGGCGTTTCGGAAAGGATCCGCCGCTTACAAGATCGTGGCATCGTGCGCGGTTTTTCTGCAGAGATCGATCTTAAGGCGCTGGGCTACAGTCTCCAGGCAATCGTGAGGATCCGGCCGTTGCCGGGAAAATTGCATATCGTGCAACAGCTCATTCAGGACATCCCTGAGTTTTGCGAATGCGACAAGGTGACGGGGGAAGACTGTTTTGTTGCGCGTCTCGCGGTTCCAAGCATCGAGGACCTTGATGGCATCCTCGACAAAATCTCGGACAAGGCGGAAACCAGCACGTCCATCGTGAAATCTCAGCCGATCCGGCGGCGACCGCCGCCTTTGGTTATAGACTGCGAAAGTTAGAGCCAACGATGCCGTCAGTCTGAAACCAGCAACGATGGAACCGGTTGACGACCCAAAGCAGCCGATTAGCCAGCTTTAAGGGGTAAAGGGTTGCCGATCCGGATTGAATCCCCTATCAGCAGGCGGTCCAAATACCTTTGTGAAGCTTACCTGCATTGTCTGCAGGAGTGAGCAGGAGAAAAAAGATGATCCAACTGACTTTCCCCGACAATTCCGTGCGCGAATATGAAGCTGGCACCACTGGTCTGGCAATCGCCGAGGGCATTTCCAAGTCGCTTGCCAAGAAGGCAGTTGCAATGACGTTGGACGGGGAACTGAAAG belongs to Roseibium porphyridii and includes:
- a CDS encoding DMT family transporter, producing MDKTLRGAAEMTAAMTILGTIGLFVVLSGEGAIDVVFWRCAFGALALLVICSAQGLLRGQLTLKTLLMAALGGFAIVVNWAMLFSAYGEASIGVATAVYNTQPFILVGFGALFLKERISSVKLGWLAFAFLGVLLIIQAKPATADYIGSNYALGIALALSAAFFWAVAALLTKKLTGTPPQLIALIQVCVGILMLAPFVSWSALPQTGTSWAALATLGIVHTGIMYVLMYGAVQKLPTYLQGAFSFIYPVVAILVDYVAFGHQLHVPQLIGAAVIVLSAMGLTFGWKLSLGRRKGQCVS
- the yidD gene encoding membrane protein insertion efficiency factor YidD is translated as MCSPISPDKENARPLTVPGRVAIGLIWIYRHSLSLVMGRSCRYAPTCSDYTEQSIRRFGFWAGGWVGLSRILRCNPWGASGFDPIPDDLPKDARWWCPWRYGRWTGQHIPDDHRLD
- a CDS encoding Lrp/AsnC family transcriptional regulator, whose amino-acid sequence is MKMVKKMKLDAADRKIVEALISDARMSLKDLAAHAGLSSPGVSERIRRLQDRGIVRGFSAEIDLKALGYSLQAIVRIRPLPGKLHIVQQLIQDIPEFCECDKVTGEDCFVARLAVPSIEDLDGILDKISDKAETSTSIVKSQPIRRRPPPLVIDCES